One Neisseria sp. Marseille-Q5346 genomic region harbors:
- a CDS encoding YadA-like family protein, producing MGRGAKANGGEYATALGNGAQATAKNTLALGTEAKSTIENSVALGNGSTTSAFAPTNSATVGNYTYGGFAGATSSLNNGAVLSVGSAGNERQIQNVAAGRISSTSTDAINGSQLFAVANRIENLNPFVFTGHNGSGSSPAEGTYKYDPKSNANNTLKLIAGNGLTMTSNGTNEYTLSVIGGGSTGATGATGPKGEKGDTGPAGPKGDKGDKGDTGAAGAKGDKGDTGAAGAKGDTGAAGAKGDKGDTGAAGAKGDKGDKGDTGAAGAKGDKGDTGAAGAKGDKGDTGAAGAKGDKGDKGDTGAAGAKGDKGDTGAAGAKGDKGDTGAAGAKGDKGDTGAAGAKGDKGDTGAAGAKGDKGDTGAAGAKGDKGDTGAAGAKGDKGDKGDTGAAGAKGDKGDTGAAGAKGDKGDKGDTGAAGAKGDKGDKGDTGAAGAKGDKGDKGDTGAAGAKGDTGEKGDTGEKGGSITGEVVDNGDGTHTITITDLETGTVTTTIVKDGKDGVDGKNAKADVKDNGDGTHTVTITDGEGNTTTTIVKDGKNAEADVKDNGNGTHTVTIKDGNGNTTTTILKDGATGEKGDTGATGAKGDKGDKGDTGAAGAKGDKGDTGAAGAKGDKGDTGAAGAKGDKGDKGDTGAAGAKGDKGDKGDTGAAGAKGDKGDKGDTGAAGAKGDTGEKGDTGEKGGSITGEVVDNGDGTHTITITDLETGTVTTTIVKDGKDGVDGKNAKADVKDNGDGTHTVTITDGEGNTTTTIVKDGKNAEADVKDNGNGTHTVTIKDGNGNTTTTILKDGATGEKGDTGATGAKGDKGDKGDTGAAGAKGDKGDTGAAGAKGDKGDTGAAGAKGDKGDTGASGAKGDKGDTGAAGAKGDKGDKGDTGAAGAKGDKGDTGAAGAKGDKGDKGDTGAAGAKGDKGDSITGEVVDNGDGTHTITITNLGDGSVTTTIVKDGKNGKDGKDGATGAAGAKGDKGDTGAAGAKGDKGDTGATGAKGDKGDKGDTGEKGGSITGEVVDNGDGTHTITITDLETGSVTTTIVKDGKDGVDGKNAKADVKDNGDGTHTVTITDGEGNTTTTIIKDGKNAEADVKDNGNGTHTVTIKDGNGNTTTTIIKDGATGAKGDTGATGATGADGKNAEADVKDNGNGTHTVTIKDGNGNTTTTIVKDGATGAKGDTGADGKNAEADVKDNGDGTHTVTIKDGNGNTTTTIVKDGATGAKGDTGADGKNAEADVKDNGDGTHTVTIKDGNGNTTTTIVKDGKNAEADVKDNGDGTHTVTIKDGNGNTTTTIIKDGATGADGKNAEADVKDNGDGTHTVTIKDGNGNTTTTIVKDGKNAEADVKDNGDGTHTVTIKDGNGNTTTTIVKDGATGAKGDTGADGKNAEADVKDNGDGTHTVTIKDGNGNTTTTIIKDGKNAEADVKDNGDGTHTVTIKDGNGNTTTTIVKDGATGAKGDTGADGKNAEADVKDNGDGTHTVTIKDGNGNTTTTIVKDGATGAKGDTGADGKNAEADVKDNGDGTHTVTIKDGNGNTTTTIIKDGATGADGKNVEADVKDNGDGTHTVTIKDGNGNTTTTIIKDGTAAAKGDKGDKGDKGDTGAKGDQGIKGDQGAKGDKGDTGAKGDQGIKGDQGAKGDKGDTGAQGAKGDTGAKGDTGADGKNAKADVKDNGNGTHTVTITDGDGKTTTTIVKDGKNAEAEVKDNGDGTHTVTIKDGNGNTTTTIVKDGATGAKGDTGAKGDQGAKGDKGDTGAKGDQGIKGDQGAKGDKGDTGAQGAKGDTGAKGDQGDKGVKGDTGAKGDTGAKGDTGADGKNAKADVKDNGNGTHTVTITDGDGNTTTTIVKDGADGKNAKAEVKDNGNGTHTVTITDGDGKTTTTIVKDGKNAEAEVKDNGNGTHTVTVKDGNGNTTTTIVKDGATGATGATGAKGDQGDKGVKGDKGDKGDQGIKGDQGAKGDKGDTGAQGAKGDTGAQGAKGDTGATGATGDNGKSAEAKVTRDDTKGETTITVRNLDKDGKVIGTTSEVVKDGKNAEAKVETTAKGEHTVTIKDGNGNTTTTIIRDGKDGKDGKDADGTFGLRDEENAEITKPLNNTIQIKGGDTITVDGQNLGKNVSVKKDGDALKVSMNPDLHVNSVTTNELKAGPVTINQGGIDAGNTTIQNVAPGKKGTDAVNVDQLNQKFGDVNSNVNKVDNNARAGVAQALATAGLPQAYLPGKSMLAIGGGHYRGETGYAVGFSSISDGGNWIIKGTASGNSRGHFGATAAVGYQW from the coding sequence CTGAAACTGATCGCTGGTAACGGTTTGACAATGACCTCAAACGGCACTAACGAGTACACCCTGAGCGTAATCGGTGGTGGTTCTACTGGTGCTACCGGCGCTACTGGTCCTAAAGGCGAAAAAGGCGATACCGGTCCTGCTGGCCCTAAAGGCGACAAAGGCGATAAAGGTGACACTGGCGCAGCCGGCGCTAAAGGCGACAAAGGTGACACTGGTGCAGCTGGCGCTAAAGGTGACACTGGTGCAGCTGGCGCTAAAGGCGACAAAGGTGACACTGGCGCAGCCGGCGCTAAAGGCGACAAAGGCGATAAAGGTGACACTGGTGCAGCCGGCGCTAAAGGCGACAAAGGTGACACTGGTGCAGCCGGCGCTAAAGGCGATAAAGGTGACACTGGTGCAGCCGGCGCTAAAGGCGACAAAGGCGATAAAGGTGACACTGGTGCAGCTGGCGCTAAAGGCGATAAAGGTGATACTGGTGCAGCCGGCGCTAAAGGCGACAAAGGTGACACTGGTGCAGCTGGCGCTAAAGGCGATAAAGGTGACACTGGTGCAGCTGGCGCTAAAGGCGACAAAGGTGACACTGGTGCAGCCGGCGCTAAAGGCGATAAAGGTGACACTGGTGCAGCTGGCGCTAAAGGCGACAAAGGTGACACTGGTGCAGCCGGCGCTAAAGGCGACAAAGGCGACAAAGGTGACACTGGTGCAGCCGGCGCTAAAGGCGACAAAGGTGACACTGGTGCAGCCGGCGCTAAAGGCGACAAAGGCGACAAAGGTGACACTGGTGCAGCCGGCGCTAAAGGTGACAAAGGCGATAAAGGTGACACTGGTGCAGCCGGCGCTAAAGGCGACAAAGGCGACAAAGGTGACACTGGTGCAGCCGGCGCTAAAGGTGACACTGGTGAAAAAGGTGACACTGGTGAAAAAGGTGGCAGCATCACAGGTGAAGTTGTAGATAATGGTGACGGTACCCATACAATCACTATTACTGATCTTGAGACCGGTACAGTCACTACTACCATCGTTAAAGACGGTAAAGACGGTGTAGATGGTAAGAATGCTAAAGCCGACGTTAAAGACAACGGCGATGGTACTCACACTGTAACCATCACTGATGGCGAAGGTAATACCACTACTACTATCGTTAAAGACGGTAAGAACGCTGAAGCCGACGTTAAAGACAACGGCAACGGTACTCACACTGTAACCATCAAAGACGGTAACGGTAATACCACTACTACCATCCTTAAAGACGGTGCTACTGGCGAAAAAGGTGACACTGGTGCAACCGGCGCTAAAGGCGACAAAGGCGACAAAGGCGACACTGGTGCAGCCGGCGCTAAAGGCGACAAAGGTGATACTGGTGCAGCTGGCGCTAAAGGCGACAAAGGTGACACTGGTGCAGCCGGCGCTAAAGGCGACAAAGGCGACAAAGGTGACACTGGTGCAGCCGGCGCTAAAGGTGACAAAGGCGATAAAGGTGACACTGGTGCAGCCGGCGCTAAAGGCGACAAAGGCGACAAAGGTGACACTGGTGCAGCCGGCGCTAAAGGTGACACTGGTGAAAAAGGTGACACTGGTGAAAAAGGTGGCAGCATCACAGGTGAAGTTGTAGATAATGGTGACGGTACCCATACAATCACTATTACTGATCTTGAGACCGGTACAGTCACTACTACCATCGTTAAAGACGGTAAAGACGGTGTAGATGGTAAGAATGCTAAAGCCGACGTTAAAGACAACGGCGATGGTACTCACACTGTAACCATCACTGATGGCGAAGGTAATACCACTACTACTATCGTTAAAGACGGTAAGAACGCTGAAGCCGACGTTAAAGACAACGGCAACGGTACTCACACTGTAACCATCAAAGACGGTAACGGTAATACCACTACTACCATCCTTAAAGACGGTGCTACTGGCGAAAAAGGTGACACTGGTGCAACCGGCGCTAAAGGCGACAAAGGCGACAAAGGCGACACTGGTGCAGCCGGCGCTAAAGGCGACAAAGGTGATACTGGTGCAGCTGGCGCTAAAGGCGACAAAGGTGATACTGGTGCAGCCGGCGCTAAAGGCGACAAAGGTGACACTGGTGCATCCGGCGCTAAAGGCGACAAAGGTGACACTGGTGCAGCCGGCGCTAAAGGCGACAAAGGCGATAAAGGTGACACTGGCGCAGCCGGTGCTAAAGGCGACAAAGGTGATACTGGTGCAGCCGGCGCTAAAGGCGACAAAGGTGATAAAGGTGACACTGGTGCAGCCGGCGCTAAAGGCGACAAAGGCGACAGCATCACAGGTGAAGTTGTAGATAATGGTGACGGTACCCATACCATCACTATTACTAATCTAGGTGATGGCTCAGTCACTACTACCATCGTAAAAGACGGTAAAAACGGTAAAGATGGTAAAGACGGTGCTACTGGCGCAGCCGGCGCTAAAGGCGACAAAGGTGACACTGGCGCAGCCGGCGCTAAAGGCGACAAAGGTGACACTGGTGCAACCGGCGCTAAAGGCGACAAAGGCGATAAAGGTGACACTGGTGAAAAAGGTGGCAGCATCACAGGTGAAGTTGTAGATAATGGTGACGGTACCCATACAATCACTATTACTGATCTTGAGACCGGTTCAGTCACTACTACCATCGTTAAAGACGGTAAAGACGGTGTAGATGGTAAGAATGCTAAAGCCGACGTTAAAGACAACGGCGATGGTACTCACACTGTAACTATCACTGATGGCGAAGGTAATACCACTACTACTATCATTAAAGACGGTAAGAACGCTGAAGCCGATGTTAAAGACAACGGCAACGGTACTCACACTGTAACCATCAAAGACGGTAACGGTAACACCACTACTACCATCATTAAAGACGGTGCAACTGGTGCCAAAGGCGATACCGGCGCAACTGGTGCAACCGGTGCTGACGGTAAGAACGCTGAAGCCGATGTTAAAGACAACGGCAACGGTACTCACACTGTAACCATCAAAGACGGTAACGGTAACACCACTACTACCATCGTTAAAGACGGTGCAACTGGTGCTAAAGGTGACACTGGTGCCGACGGTAAGAACGCTGAAGCCGACGTTAAAGACAACGGCGACGGTACTCATACTGTAACCATCAAAGACGGTAACGGTAACACCACTACTACCATCGTTAAAGACGGTGCAACTGGTGCCAAAGGTGACACTGGTGCAGATGGTAAGAACGCTGAAGCCGACGTTAAAGACAACGGCGACGGTACTCACACTGTAACCATCAAAGACGGTAACGGTAACACTACTACTACCATCGTTAAAGACGGTAAGAACGCTGAAGCCGATGTTAAAGACAACGGCGACGGTACTCACACTGTAACCATCAAAGACGGTAACGGTAACACCACTACTACCATCATTAAAGATGGTGCAACTGGTGCCGACGGTAAGAACGCTGAAGCCGATGTTAAAGACAACGGCGACGGTACTCACACTGTAACCATTAAAGACGGTAACGGTAACACTACTACTACCATCGTTAAAGACGGTAAGAACGCTGAAGCCGACGTTAAAGACAACGGCGACGGTACTCACACTGTAACCATCAAAGACGGTAACGGTAATACCACTACTACCATCGTTAAAGACGGTGCAACTGGTGCCAAAGGTGACACTGGTGCAGATGGTAAGAACGCTGAAGCCGACGTTAAAGACAACGGCGACGGTACTCATACTGTAACCATCAAAGACGGTAACGGTAACACTACTACTACCATCATTAAAGACGGTAAGAACGCTGAAGCCGACGTTAAAGACAACGGCGACGGTACTCACACTGTAACCATCAAAGACGGTAACGGTAACACCACTACTACCATCGTTAAAGACGGTGCAACTGGTGCTAAAGGTGACACTGGTGCCGACGGTAAGAACGCTGAAGCCGACGTTAAAGACAACGGCGACGGTACTCATACTGTAACCATCAAAGACGGTAACGGTAACACCACTACTACCATCGTTAAAGACGGTGCAACTGGTGCTAAAGGTGACACTGGTGCAGATGGTAAGAACGCTGAAGCCGACGTTAAAGACAACGGCGACGGTACTCACACTGTAACCATCAAAGACGGTAACGGTAACACCACTACTACCATCATTAAAGATGGTGCAACTGGTGCCGACGGTAAGAACGTTGAAGCCGACGTTAAAGACAACGGCGACGGTACTCACACTGTAACCATCAAAGACGGTAACGGTAACACCACTACTACTATCATTAAAGACGGCACAGCTGCCGCAAAAGGTGATAAAGGTGACAAGGGTGATAAAGGTGATACCGGTGCTAAAGGTGACCAGGGTATTAAAGGTGACCAAGGCGCTAAAGGTGACAAAGGTGATACCGGTGCTAAAGGTGATCAAGGTATTAAAGGTGACCAAGGTGCTAAAGGCGACAAAGGTGACACTGGTGCCCAAGGTGCTAAAGGTGATACCGGTGCTAAAGGTGATACTGGTGCAGACGGTAAGAATGCCAAAGCCGACGTTAAAGACAACGGCAACGGCACTCACACTGTAACTATCACCGATGGCGACGGTAAAACTACTACCACTATCGTTAAAGACGGTAAGAACGCTGAAGCTGAAGTTAAAGACAACGGCGACGGTACTCATACTGTAACCATCAAAGACGGTAACGGTAACACCACTACCACTATCGTTAAAGACGGTGCAACTGGTGCTAAAGGTGATACCGGTGCCAAAGGTGACCAAGGCGCTAAAGGTGACAAAGGTGATACCGGTGCTAAAGGTGACCAAGGTATTAAAGGTGACCAAGGTGCTAAAGGCGACAAAGGTGACACTGGTGCCCAAGGTGCTAAAGGTGATACCGGTGCCAAAGGTGACCAAGGCGACAAAGGCGTCAAAGGCGATACCGGTGCTAAAGGTGATACCGGTGCTAAAGGTGACACTGGTGCAGACGGTAAGAATGCTAAAGCTGACGTTAAAGACAACGGCAACGGCACTCACACTGTAACTATCACCGATGGCGACGGTAATACCACTACCACTATCGTTAAAGACGGTGCAGACGGTAAGAACGCCAAAGCCGAAGTTAAAGACAACGGCAACGGTACTCACACTGTAACCATCACCGATGGCGACGGTAAAACTACTACCACTATCGTTAAAGACGGTAAGAACGCTGAAGCCGAAGTTAAAGACAACGGCAACGGCACTCACACTGTAACTGTCAAAGACGGTAACGGTAACACTACTACTACTATCGTTAAAGACGGTGCAACTGGCGCTACCGGTGCAACTGGTGCCAAAGGTGACCAAGGCGATAAAGGTGTCAAAGGCGACAAAGGCGATAAAGGTGACCAAGGTATTAAAGGTGACCAAGGCGCTAAAGGCGACAAAGGTGACACTGGTGCCCAAGGTGCTAAAGGTGATACCGGTGCTCAAGGTGCCAAAGGTGATACCGGCGCAACTGGTGCAACCGGCGACAATGGTAAGTCAGCTGAAGCTAAAGTTACACGTGATGATACTAAAGGTGAAACCACTATCACTGTTAGAAACCTGGATAAAGATGGTAAAGTCATCGGTACCACTTCTGAAGTTGTGAAAGATGGTAAGAACGCTGAAGCTAAAGTTGAAACTACAGCTAAAGGCGAACATACTGTAACCATCAAAGACGGCAACGGTAACACCACTACCACCATCATTAGAGATGGTAAAGATGGTAAAGACGGTAAAGATGCTGATGGTACCTTCGGTCTGCGTGATGAAGAGAACGCTGAAATCACCAAACCGCTGAATAACACTATTCAGATTAAAGGTGGGGATACTATTACAGTTGACGGTCAGAATCTGGGGAAAAACGTCTCCGTTAAGAAAGACGGCGATGCGCTGAAAGTCAGCATGAACCCTGATCTGCACGTTAATAGTGTTACTACTAACGAACTGAAAGCAGGTCCTGTAACCATCAACCAAGGTGGTATCGATGCCGGCAACACTACTATCCAAAATGTTGCTCCAGGTAAGAAAGGTACCGATGCGGTTAACGTTGACCAGCTGAACCAAAAATTCGGCGATGTGAACAGCAATGTGAACAAGGTTGACAACAACGCCCGCGCAGGTGTGGCTCAAGCTCTGGCTACTGCCGGTCTGCCACAAGCTTACTTGCCAGGTAAGAGCATGCTGGCTATCGGTGGCGGTCACTACCGCGGTGAAACCGGTTACGCTGTCGGCTTCTCTAGCATCTCCGATGGTGGTAACTGGATCATCAAAGGTACTGCTTCCGGCAACTCACGTGGTCACTTCGGTGCTACCGCAGCAGTTGGTTACCAATGGTAA
- the dusA gene encoding tRNA dihydrouridine(20/20a) synthase DusA, protein MSMSASSLPSRRLSVAPMLDWTDRHYRFMARQITRNAWLYSEMVNSGAVVYGDKDRFLSFNEGEQPIALQLGGSDPHDLAIAAKAAETYGYNEVNLNCGCPSPRVQKGAFGACLMNDVDLVADCLNAMQDAVEIPVTVKHRIGVDRQTEYQVVADFVGTLREKTACRTFIVHARNAWLDGLSPKENREVPPLKYEYVYRLKQEFPDLEILINGGITTNEEIAEHLKFVDGVMIGREAYHNPMLMRDWDTLFYNDAHAPIQYADLAAWLYAYSHEQIASGRGTILRHIVRHALGLMHGLKNARTWRRMLSDATLLKDNDGSLILDAWKEVERANIWD, encoded by the coding sequence ATCTCAATGTCTGCTTCTTCCCTACCTTCACGCCGCTTGTCTGTTGCCCCCATGCTCGATTGGACAGACAGACACTATCGCTTTATGGCGCGACAAATTACGCGCAATGCTTGGCTTTATAGCGAAATGGTCAATTCAGGCGCGGTGGTTTATGGAGATAAAGACCGTTTTTTAAGTTTCAACGAAGGCGAGCAGCCGATAGCTTTACAGCTTGGCGGTTCAGATCCGCATGACTTGGCAATCGCCGCTAAAGCAGCTGAGACGTATGGCTATAATGAAGTCAACCTAAATTGCGGCTGCCCCAGCCCACGCGTTCAAAAAGGCGCTTTCGGCGCCTGCCTGATGAATGATGTAGATTTGGTGGCAGATTGTTTGAATGCGATGCAGGATGCTGTTGAAATTCCGGTGACGGTCAAACACCGCATCGGCGTAGACAGACAAACAGAATATCAAGTCGTGGCAGATTTTGTGGGAACACTTCGCGAAAAAACAGCCTGCCGCACATTTATCGTCCATGCGCGCAATGCTTGGCTGGACGGCTTATCTCCAAAAGAAAACCGCGAAGTTCCGCCACTCAAATATGAATACGTCTACCGCTTGAAACAAGAGTTCCCCGACTTAGAAATTTTAATTAACGGCGGCATCACCACCAACGAAGAAATAGCCGAGCATCTGAAATTTGTCGATGGTGTCATGATCGGGCGCGAGGCTTATCACAATCCAATGCTGATGCGCGATTGGGATACACTGTTTTACAACGACGCACACGCACCAATCCAATACGCAGATTTAGCGGCTTGGCTATACGCATACAGCCACGAACAAATCGCCTCAGGACGCGGTACCATCCTACGCCATATCGTCCGCCATGCACTAGGCTTGATGCACGGCCTAAAAAATGCCCGCACTTGGCGCCGTATGCTCTCAGATGCTACTTTGCTGAAAGACAACGACGGCAGCCTGATTTTAGACGCATGGAAAGAAGTCGAACGCGCAAATATTTGGGATTAA
- a CDS encoding L-threonylcarbamoyladenylate synthase, with protein MAQFFAIHPDNPQDRLIKQAADIVRSGGVIVYPTDSCYALGCKLGDKNAMERILAIRKIDQKHHLTLMCADLSELGTYAKVDNAQFRQLKAATPGSYTFILQATKEVPNRTLHPKRKTIGLRVPDNATALALLQELGEPILSCTLMLPEDEEPLTDPYEIRDRLEHAVDLVIDGGWCGTEPTTVIDMTDGTELIRQGKGDIAVFGL; from the coding sequence ATGGCTCAATTTTTCGCCATCCATCCCGATAATCCCCAAGACCGCCTCATCAAACAAGCCGCCGACATTGTCCGCAGTGGCGGCGTTATCGTTTACCCTACGGACTCCTGCTACGCGCTGGGTTGCAAACTCGGCGACAAAAACGCGATGGAGCGCATTCTCGCGATTCGCAAAATCGATCAAAAACACCATCTGACCCTGATGTGTGCTGATTTGAGCGAATTGGGGACTTACGCCAAAGTAGATAATGCCCAATTCCGCCAGCTCAAAGCAGCTACACCCGGCAGCTACACCTTTATCCTGCAAGCAACCAAAGAAGTGCCCAATCGCACGCTTCACCCCAAACGTAAAACCATCGGCCTGCGTGTTCCCGATAACGCCACTGCCTTGGCACTTTTGCAAGAATTGGGCGAACCTATTTTAAGTTGCACCCTTATGCTGCCTGAAGACGAAGAGCCATTGACCGATCCATACGAAATTCGAGACCGTCTTGAGCATGCTGTCGATCTGGTTATCGATGGCGGCTGGTGCGGTACTGAGCCGACGACGGTTATTGATATGACCGATGGTACCGAGCTGATTCGTCAAGGTAAGGGCGATATTGCCGTATTTGGTTTATAA